The window GTCATGTCGCGTTTGGCAGAATTAAAGTGTTCTTGGATTCTTTCCACGTGCTGCCCAAAGTCAATCAGTCAAGCTCAAGACGAGTGAACCAAGTTATAAACGCGTAAACAATATAATTATCAATCATGCAATCGACGTAATTTGACTGGTAAatcttgtccaatttcttcgatCTTTGTCTTCAACTTCCTTGAAGCTAGTGGTCAATGGAGCGGGGATTCTGAAGGTATTTTGGGTTATTGATTTGCATGTAAGATTGATCTTAATCTTGATCGTAATATTAATTACCATTTAGTTACCTTATCTCAATCTCTAATTCTCTTGTAGCTATGCGGTCCATTATGCTTGATGGGTTGTAAGTGTTTCTGTGATGCCTTATTTTGACAAGGCAATATTTTAAACTGCTCTAATCTTAAGGGCAGGAGGATTTGAACCTGAATGCAAGGAGACGGGGATTTAGTCTATTGATCAACTGTCCTAATTCACATCTACGTGTTGCCTTGATACCTAGCAAGCATGAACTGAAATGTGTGGTGCTGGACTGATAAGAGCAGGTTCAATCATTATTGAGTCACAGGCCAAAATGCTTCAATGATTGCAAAAGTTATGGATTGAGATACTGAAGACACAACCTTTTTGGTTGAATGGGCATCACAGAAACAGTTATGGCGAATTCCATGAGCTTTGAaagaagagaaggaagagaCCATTCAGAAACTAATAGCAGCTCCAATGGCTCTGATAAAGTTTACATAGAAAGGTCAACAAACTTCAAAAATTGGGTGTCCACAGAACCGAAAATTGAAGCATCTGATTCAATTTTTGAGAGTCCTGATTTAACCTCTTCGATCGGTAGAAATGGAGAAGTAGTGCAGATAAACAAGCctacaattttgtttcttgagcGCAATGCGGCGGCTACTAAGATTCAGAAAGTTTACAGGACGTACAGGACTAGACGTACCAATGCTGCGGCAACTAGGATTCAGAAGGTTTATAAGAGTTACAGGACTAGACGAAACTTCGCAGATTGCGCTGTTGTAGTTGAGGAACTATGGTTTGTAACTTTGTACCTTAAAATACTATGTTAGATTTTTGTTACACTTTTGTTCTTTGCTGTTTGATTGATCTTTGTGTTTTTATGATTATTCAAGGGTTGTACTTGTAGGTTGAAGGCCATGGACCTCGGAGCACGGAAACGAAGCTTAGAGGCCTTGGACATTGAGAAACACGAAACTATTGAGTCACTGCGGGCACGAACTAGGGCAAGGGCTTCTGGCCAGGTAATTTGGTGATAAGATTCAGAGTACTGAGAAGCATTTTATATATGCAAAACTTCAAATTTACATTAACTTTTGTGTGTAGGCTGACAAACTAGAGCTGCTGCACTGGCTTGAATCTGTGAGTCTATTTTCCTCCAATTCAATTCCGTTTAGTTCTCTGATTCGCACTTTCGTTGTTTTTATCCAAGAATCATTTTACTAGAAATGCAGACTACAAAATCGAAAGCTGTAATACaatgcaaacaaagaaatatTACATAAGCAATTCATGCATTTTAAGTTGTTACTCGGTAGACATTCGTTGGACGATTCCCATATTGCAAACTGGATGATGTTACTTTGGAAAACTGAAATCAATGAACTTACCATGCTTCATCGCTTGATCTTTTCCCAGATTGATCCACGCCATCGGTATGGGCACAATTTAGAGTTCTACTACGGTGTCTGGTGTGATTGCGACAGCAAGCAACCTTTCTTCTACTGGTAAGTATGGCCGAGAAAAATCTTCTTCCAGGATACTGTTATTTCTCGAACATTAGCGCTCACTTTGTTGCCCTCCCTGGAACTGAAGGTTGGATATTGGTGATGGTAAAAACATAAATCTCAGTAAGTGTCCGAGGACCGATCTACAACGTCAGTGCATCAGCAATCTTGGACAACGTCAGCACAGCAGATATCTTGTACCAGTAAGGCCTTTTTCTAGTGCATTGAGTTTATGTTTTTGTGTATATTTCTTGTTAGATATCTTTAGAATTTAATCAACACGATACTAATTTGTTTTGCAGACTATTTCAGCAGAGTGGATATTTCTAGTCACTGGCCTCTGCCTAGAGATTTTGTCGATTGCTTTTGATCAGGCCGCCTCCCCAAGTAAGCCTCGATATGCACTATTTGGTATGACATTGGCTATTGCAGTTCTACTCATTTGCATATGGGAGCTCATTTACAAGGGTAAAAAGGAAGGAGTTGTGTTGCGGCGGTGGGGAAAGCTGTGGTGGTTTTATTATCCACGTTCCGCCCAGACTTTTGGAACTCTTCCGGACTTTTATGGATTGATTGGTAGCACTTCGCAGTGTATTTGCTCGACGGTTCAATATGTTTGCTTCTCTCATCATGCTGACAATCCCATCAAAGTATCCCTTTGGCCTGCCATCTTTCTTGTATGCTTGGGTGCAAAAAAATTAGTCGAGAAACGAAATGAGACCCATGGACACAAGGATTAGATGACAAAGTCTTATTGCAATCAAGTAGACTAAGCAAGGACGACATTGATCAAATCAgaagtatatatatatcaaattcaTCACTTGTGTAACATGTTGTGTTATTGAGCAAATAAGGATACGTAACCTCAAGAATATCCAGACAGAAACAAGAATTAATAAGAAATTTGTATTTCTGTATCATTCTTTAACCTCCAAATGCACATGGCTTCTTTGTTTTAGTGAAGGCTTTTGACTATCCACAGTGAAAGACTTGCCCCATTGGCCGTTCTACAGTCTCTTGTTGATGGAGGTATTCGTAAATCATCGGTTTGAGGAAGAAAGATACGTTGATCTTCAGAGCAAGAGCTGAtgctctgagagagagagagagttgagatAGATGCTGAGTCTGACTGTTGTAGACATGGAGCTGAGGGCCAATCAGAGAAGCTGGTCGAGGCAAGTGTTGAGACACAGCAGACATTACTGGTGGATAATTTACAGGAAAGCATTCCAAGTCTTGAAAGGCATTCCTCCTCACTGGTTGAAGAAGAAATTTCCCCGTATTCGGAAAGGGATATGGTAAATTTTTACATTATATACTCGAGATAGTAATTGTAACTACCAACGGAAGACAATTTCAAATAATTCACTAGCTTCTTGCAGGATCACCAAGAAGACCTAACCAATGTCAAGGTAATTAACTCAAGTTTACACTCAACCCCGTTACACATATCCAATTTTAGCATGcgtaaaaaattaaattaaaatcgaCACTTGTACGAAATAAAGTTGCAGCTCAACTGGTGAAAGAGAGTTTAATCCTACCACCAAACTCTTGTAAGTGGACAAGCGGGATTGGGCCACGTATTGAGAGTGTGAGGGACTACCCATCAGAGCTACAATCGCGACCCTAGAACAAGCTCCAGACAAGTGTTGCACCAAGTCAAatcccttcacaaagtccaggCTCAAACTGTCGGCTCGCACCTAGACTGCCCCAACTACTTTTTCCATCCTCGTGAAAACAGGGGAAAATCTGCACACTTTTCTTAAAGCTTGTATGTcacttttctttaa of the Pyrus communis chromosome 1, drPyrComm1.1, whole genome shotgun sequence genome contains:
- the LOC137746712 gene encoding IQ domain-containing protein IQM4-like; translated protein: MGITETVMANSMSFERREGRDHSETNSSSNGSDKVYIERSTNFKNWVSTEPKIEASDSIFESPDLTSSIGRNGEVVQINKPTILFLERNAAATKIQKVYRTYRTRRTNAAATRIQKVYKSYRTRRNFADCAVVVEELWLKAMDLGARKRSLEALDIEKHETIESLRARTRARASGQADKLELLHWLESIDPRHRYGHNLEFYYGVWCDCDSKQPFFYWLDIGDGKNINLSKCPRTDLQRQCISNLGQRQHSRYLVPTISAEWIFLVTGLCLEILSIAFDQAASPSKPRYALFGMTLAIAVLLICIWELIYKGKKEGVVLRRWGKLWWFYYPRSAQTFGTLPDFYGLIGSTSQCICSTVQYVCFSHHADNPIKVSLWPAIFLVCLGAKKLVEKRNETHGHKD